A single region of the Xiphias gladius isolate SHS-SW01 ecotype Sanya breed wild chromosome 17, ASM1685928v1, whole genome shotgun sequence genome encodes:
- the rpl23a gene encoding 60S ribosomal protein L23a: MHYTSGNPVHSSFLNMAPKVKKEAVPAKTEAKSKALKAKKAVLKGVHSQRKKKVRTSPTFRRPKTLRLRRQPKYPRKSAPRRNKLDHYAIIKFPLTTESAMKKIEDNNTLVFIVDVKANKHQIKHAVKKLYDIDVAKVNTLIRPDGEKKAYVRLAPDYDALDVANKIGII; encoded by the exons ATGCATTATACCTCAGGAAACCCCGTTCATTCTTCCTTTCTCAACATGGCACCGAAGGTGAAGAAGGAAG CTGTCCCTGCCAAGACTGAGGCCAAGTCAAAGGCTCTGAAGGCCAAAAAGGCTGTGCTCAAAGGCGTACATagccagaggaagaagaaagtcAGGACTTCTCCCACCTTCCGTCGCCCCAAAACCCTCCGTCTCCGCAGGCAGCCCAAGTATCCTCGCAAGAGTGCACCCCGCAGGAACAA gtTGGATCACTATGCCATCATCAAGTTCCCCTTGACAACAGAGTCTGCCATGAAGAAGATTGAAGACAACAACACACTTGTGTTCATTGTGGATGTCAAGGCAAACAAACACCAGATCAAACACGCTGTCAAGAAGCTGTACGACATTGACGTCGCCAAAGTCAACACACTCATCAG GCCTGATGGTGAGAAGAAGGCGTACGTTCGTCTCGCACCAGATTACGATGCGTTGGATGTTGCAAACAAG ATTGGCATCATCTAA